The proteins below are encoded in one region of Rhinolophus sinicus isolate RSC01 linkage group LG07, ASM3656204v1, whole genome shotgun sequence:
- the MSMB gene encoding beta-microseminoprotein — MMKAFLESLTVFATLVTLCNTQCYLMPNTNFPNDVSNECNDANGVTHPLNSRWRTENCEVCFCSQEGIDCCNMAATPVNYDTVKCEKILNKETCTYTVVEREDPEKTCDVSGWMM, encoded by the exons ATGATG AAAGCTTTTCTGGAAAGCCTCACAGTTTTCGCCACCTTAGTGACTTTATGCAATACCCAGTGCTATCTCATGCCTAACACGAACTTTCCAAATGATGTCTCTAATG AATGCAACGATGCCAATGGAGTCACACACCCGCTGAACTCAAGGTGGAGGACTGAAAACTGTGAGGTGTGTTTTTGCAGCCAAGAAGGAATTGATTGTTGCAACAT GGCTGCTACACCTGTGAATTATGACACAGTCAAGTGCGAGAAAATTCTCAACAAGGAAACCTGCACCTATACAGTGGTGGAGCGGGAGGACCCAGAAAAAACTTGTGATGTCAGTGGTTGGATGATGTAA